The region GAGGGCTTGGACCGCGGCGATGGTGTCAGCGGTGAGGCCGGGGCGGCCGGGGTGTCGACCGGCCGCGCGGGCTGCCGCGACTCCAGCGGCGGTGCGTTCGGCGGCGACGGCTCGCTCGAACTCGGCGACGGCCCCGAAGACGTGGAAGATCAGCCGTCCGCCGGCAGTGCTGGTGTCGATGACTTCGGTGAGAGAGCGCAGTTCGACGCCGCGGTCCTGCAAGTCGCTGGCCACGGTGAGCAGGTGCGGGAGCGAGCGGCCGAGGCGGTCCAGCCGCCACACCATGAGCACGTCACCGCGGCGGGCGTAGTCGAGCAGCGCGGCCAGCTCGGGGCGATCATCATCGCGAGCG is a window of Mycobacteroides abscessus ATCC 19977 DNA encoding:
- a CDS encoding recombinase family protein; translation: MTLLGYARVSTLHQSPDMQTKALTEAGAERIWTERMSGARDDDRPELAALLDYARRGDVLMVWRLDRLGRSLPHLLTVASDLQDRGVELRSLTEVIDTSTAGGRLIFHVFGAVAEFERAVAAERTAAGVAAARAAGRHPGRPGLTADTIAAVQALDEAGTPRAQNRAHPRHIPLQRLPLPRPTAAVSLRQAGDLILRR